The Bos mutus isolate GX-2022 chromosome 12, NWIPB_WYAK_1.1, whole genome shotgun sequence genomic interval CTTGACATATAGTAGCtattagccacatgtggctatttaaatttgaATAAACTAAAATTTGAAGTTCGGTTTCCTGGTCATACATTCACATTTCAGGTGCCCAGTAGCCTCACCAAGTGGTGACCGTGTTGGCCCCAGATACAGAacttttccatcatcacagaaaaacCTCTCCTGGAAAATGTGACCTTAGAATAGAGGATGGCAACCTCTATCTGTAAAGGACCAATTATTAAATATTCTATGCTTTGCAGACCATACTGTTTCTGCTGCAACCACTCAGTTCTACTGTACCATGAAAGCAACACTGATGATACATAATGAATGAGTGTGGaggtgttccagtaaaactttatttacaaaaaaaggcAACAACACAGATTTGGCCCATGGGCAATCATTTGCTGACCCTTTCTCTAGAGTAATACTGTCTGAGTTTGAGctgtgctgtatagcagtaaagtttagtagctgtgtgactttacGTGAGTTACTTAGCTGTTCGGTGCCTCACTCTCCTTACCTATGAAATGATGgttgttgggaagattaaatgagatgatacctcCAAGACCGCATACTTAGCATGTGGTAAGTGCTCAGTGTTGTTTACCTAAAGAGTAATAAAGGAAATTGTGAGTCACGGGGGAAAATGATTTTGTTTGTACATGTGGACTTTATGCTGTCAACTTTTACTATTCCAATATGTATGTAGCAGGGTGCTTCAATGAgtgtacttattttatttatggacTTAAATGAgaatttcttagaaaagtatacaCAGGCTGAGAATTTCTGAGCTAAAGACAGTGTGTTTATCTGACTTGATTGTGCAGAGCTAGAGTGCTCTCCAGAATGACCACACACCCTGCATGCCCACCCGCAGTGTTTAGGATTCCCGTGTCTCTACATCCCTGCCAACACTTGGCTTTCAGATTTGTGCCATTCTAAtgcattggggcttccctggtggctcagtggtaatgaatccacctgccagtgcatgagacccaggagatgtgtttgatccctgggttgctggagaaggaaatggcaacccactccaggattcttgcctgaaaatcgcatgggcagaggagcttggcaggctacagtctatggtgtaaCGGAAGAgacgtgacttaacaacaacaacagtggttTGTTTGACATTCTAAatgattgttttaattttcatttctcatatgCTCAcagcttttttatttccttttgtaaaaTCCCTATTTATAAATCATCCTTATTGgagttgtctttttctcttttccttttaattgctAAGGTACTTTGTGTAGTTACATTAGTAGTTCCATTAGTTCTAAACATTTCACATGTCATCTCCTGTCACATGTGTTACTTTTGTTTTGATGTCCTTGGTTGTGTGGGAATTCTTATTTTGTTGTAATCAAATCCATGTATGTTTCCTCATTTGATTGTGGTCTTAAAGTTATGGAGTCCTTTTAGAGGAAACAACTGAGGAGACAACTGCTATTCAGTTGAACAGTGTTGGGATAATGCCAGAGTCGGGGAATTGGGAAGAACAGTtaggaaagagttttagaaatacCTACAGGTAAGAAAGAGagcctgtttgttttttatgttactCAAATAATGTTTGGTTGGAGGAAAACTGCTAGGTTTTATTTACACCATTAAGATGTTTGGTGaaaaagtatgaaagtgttagtcactcagtcatgtcgaactcttctCTGAGAGctgtggatggtagcctgccaagctcctctgtccatgggattttctaggcaagaatactggagtaggtagccattcccttctccaggagaccttcccactccaaggactgaacctgggtcttccgcattacaggcagtttctttaccctctgagctaccagggaagctccttacgGTGTTTGAACTCCAGCCTAAAGACCAAAAACCCTAATGTTATAGGGGTTTTGCAGCAAAGCACCTTTATTACTTTTGCCTTATAGAAGGTCACACTGCCTACAGCAAAGAAGGCATTTGAgtctagaattttatttattttatctttcacCATTCTGATAGTAGACCTTTAATGAGAGACTTTAAATTATCCACCCACTCACTCATTCACCCATTTATTTACTACCTGGTGATTTTTCAATTTAAGAAGCTTAATACTAGTCATtacctttatattttttaaaaaattatgtgcaCCATATCTTTGACTCCTGTcttgaggggaggaaaaaaactgAGTGCAGTTTTACTGATCAAATTGCAGTTTCTGTCAAAATGGCCTAGCATTTTAATTCCAATAGTTTATACccattaagaaatatttatttatggcagctctgggtctttgttgctgtgcgtggactttctctggttgcaggaagcaggggttactctctagttgctgtgtgagggcttctcattgtggtggcttctctaagcacaggctccagggcttcAGGCTCAAGTAGCtgtggctcgcaggctctagGGCTTCAGGCTCAAGTAGCtgtggctcgcaggctctagagcgcaggctcagtagttgtggtgcacaggcttagttgccccacagtttGTGGAAACATCCCTGGACCagaaactgaactgatattccctcccttggcaagcagattcttaaccactggctcacCAGGGATGTCCTGTCCATACCTATTTTGAAAAAGCATCTAGCCGCCGAGGATCTGCTGAGGACATTGACATTAGCTAACGTGTCCCCAACCTTTTAAGGTTGACATAGAGACCAACCCTGCTCCCCTTAAAAAGGATCTTTTGATGCCTCCTTAATTGCTATGGTAATGCTTGAGTTTTAGCCttgtggggtttccctggtgggtcaaatggtaaagaatctgcctgcagcgcaggagacctaggttcagtccctgggttgggaagatgccctagagagtggaatggcaaacaactctaGTATTcgtatcctcagttcagttcagttgctcagtcatgtcccactctttgcgaccccaggaactgcagcacaccaggcctccctgtccatcaccaactcccggagtccacccaaacccatgtccattgaatcagtgatgccatccaaccatctcattctatgtcgtccccttctcctcctcccccaaaactttcccagcatcagagtcttttcaaatgagtcagctctttgcatcaggtggccaaagtattggaatttcagtttcaacatcagtccttccaatgaatacccagactgatctctaggatggactggttggatctccttgcagtccaagggactctcaagagtcttctccaacaccacagttcaaaagcatcaattcttcggcgcttagctttctgcacagtccaactctcacatccatacatgaccactggaaaaaccatagccttgattagacagacctttgttgacaaagtaatgtctgctttttaatatgctgtctaggttggtcataactttccttccaaggagtaagcgtcttttaatttcatggctgcaatcaccatctgcagtgattttggagcccagaaaaataaagtctgacactgtttccactgtttccccatctatttcccatgaagtgatgggaccagatgccatgatcatcgttttctgaatgttgagctttaagccaactttttcactctcctctttcactttcatcaagaggctttttagttcttcactttctgccataagggtgggtgccatatgcatatctgaggttattgatatttctcctggcaatcttgattccagcttgtgcttcttccaacccagcatttctcatgatgtactctgcatataagttaaataagtagggtgacaatatacatccttgatgtactccttttcctatttggaaccagtctgttgttccatgtctagttctaactgttgcttcctgacctgcatacaggtttcttaagaggcaggtcaggtggtctggtattcccatctctttcagaattttccacagtttattgtgatccacatagtcaaaggctttggcacagtcaataaagcagaaatagatgtttttctggaactctcttgcttttttgatgatccagtggatgttggcaatttgacctctggttcctctgccttttctaaaaccagcttgaacattggaagttcacggttcacatattgctgaagcctggcttggagaattttgagcattactttgctaccatgtgagatgagtgcaattgtgcggtagtttgagcattctttggcattgcctttctttgggattggaatgaaaactgaccttttccagtcctactgCTCCAGTCTTACGTTCTTATCCTAGTGCTCCcccaagttgaaaaataaataaatttaacagaagcttgtcaaattttatatttacatatgcaggcatttatttttttaaatgtaaaataaaagcttccacacttaattttttttttctggaaaaagtaACCCTAAAGTAAATGAATAGGAAATTTAAGATTTTTCACTTAGAATGTTTTATAGGTATCAACACAAATAATGAATCTCCAGTTGGAAGAAAGCTGACCATCCATTCTGAGAAAAGCAATGGTGAGTGTGAATataaactggaaaagaaatatgTTCTATACTAATGCAACATTTAATATTAAATTCAGTTCATGGGATAACATTTCACTCTGGAATTgaaattgtttgctttttataagTGAGCtttatgaaaactgaccttgtgaaagtgaagtcgctcagttgtgtccgactctttgcgaccccatggactgtagcctatcaggcttctctgtccatgggattttccaggcaagagtgctggagtggattgccatttccttctccaggggatcttcccaactcaggaattgaacccgggtctcccgcattgcaggcaggcgcttttccgtctgagccaccagcgaataTTAATAGATCCATCTGGCCATGTTTGAGGAACGACAGTAGTGTGTTATGTTGTGCTGCAAAGCCTGTGGATTGATTTTTGGTTTTGGAAGGCATTCTTTTGAAACTTTGTTAGTATTGGGAAATCTGTCCCCAAATTTAAGCCGGCTGCTTTTTTGATTCATGTGCCAACAGCACAACCAGGAGTTAACTTTTAGCATTTATGGGTTCACATCAGCGTTAGAAAGTGAGGGAACCTGTCTATGGGAAGATGGTATGGAATGGGATGCATAAAGGAAATGACCAAGTTTGGCTGGAGCATCATGGGGAGACAGTTGATTGGGAAGCCCATACTGAGCTGCATGTTAGGTGCTTGTGTTGATTTAACcatgtttgtatttatttgtctgcttGCTTCCAGCTGCTTGCCAGACATTGCTGTCTCTTCCTGTGGATTTTAATTTAGAGAAGATATTAGGTAAGTATTGTATTTGTTTAAACCTTTAATAACTTaaataaaagattttgttttaatgCTTTTTTGTAAATGGGGATCTGTGGCAATACCTCTTTTTAAAGAGGTGGGGAAGCCATCCTggaatttctaatttttctttaataaggcCTGAATTAGCCTTTTTGTCATAATGAACTTAACTATAGACATAAACTATTCACAGACACATCTTATTGATACTACCCATACTAATAAGGAAACACTGAAAAAAGGATTTCAAACAGCATCTATGCAGTTAaactttttccctctttttggaaaacaaattcaaacataatacaaactgtttaaaaaaaaaaatcagacaagtAAAATATAACTGCTCTTTCGAATGACTAGCTCTGCCTTTTATTCCGTTAATATTAAATGTAGGTGACTATTTTAGAGCTGATGAATTTGCAGATCAGTCTCCTGGAAACCTCAGTTCTTCATCCCTCAGAAGAAAGCTCTTTTTAGATGGCAACGGAAGTATCTCTGACTCCTTACCTCCAGCTTCTCCCAGAAGTCCTCGTAGTGGTGCCCAGACGTCACTTGAGGTTTTTTATTCAATAGAGTTATCTCCTGTGCAGTGTAGGAGCCCTGTGCAGACCCCGAGTTCGGTAAGAAGTGGATTAACAGTGGCTGGTTGGCTGGCTGTAGGCATCTTGGACCTAGAAGTTCCTGTTGCTCTCAAGAGGAGTGATTCGTTGTCTGTTGGGTTTTCTATTTCATGTGGGTTAGCCCAGTTCACATTTTGTCATTAGGTAtaggaatggttttggtcactctCCAACTGTGTATTTAGAGGTAAATGAGTCTCAAGAAATTTCAGCGTAAGATATTTACTGAATTACGGGAGATTTTCAGCATAACACAACTAGATTGGTAGTAGTGgagtaacttaatttttttcataaactgCTACTTAGTATAATGGTTTGTGTAAAtatggtatatttttattttgtctgtctAGTATATTCTGTTTCAAAATTTTGGAACAGTCTTCTTAACTATCCTCACAAGATGCCTTGCcttttggtgtctttttttttttttttaaccttttttcttcttattaaagtatagttaacttacattgttgtgttagtttcaagtgtacagcaaagcgattcagttatacatacatatgtatctatttttttcagattcttttcccacgtaAGTTATTACGAAATAtcgagtatagttccctgtgctatacagtaggtccttgttgcttaactattttatatatagtagtgtgtgtgtgttcctcccAGACTCCTTGTTTATCCCTCCCCGCCTTCCCCTTTGGTCACCATAAGCTTATTTTCTGTGCCGATGGGTCTGCCTTTTGGTGTCTTGCCTTTTGCCACAAAGCAAAGTTGGCATCTTGCTCTCTGATGACTAACCAGAATTATACAACTCAGCTTAtaaatgtgttttgaaaataaagacaaGTAGCACTTGGTGTAACAGAGCTAAGGAGGAGAACCctgtaattttgtttatttaattttatcacaGGGGCAGTTTTCTTCTAGCCCTATTCAGGATAGTGCAAAAAGATACAGTTTGGGAAGCATCACCAATCCTTCACCAATTTCTTCACCCACTTTCTCACCAGTTGCATTTCAAATAGGAAAGACACCACTCTCAGGTATGTCTTGTAATAAAACgcccaattaaaatttttatattatcagTATTTATTATTACAGAGGCTTTTTTTAGCTTGTTCTAACTATAGAGTTCCAAGTGACTACTAAcccttttgaaatttaaaacctggggtttttttttttttttttttttttaacaaaaggaacAGTTTACTTTCAAAGACTGAAATTCTCAGCAAGGTTTTGCTCTCATGTCAGATACACGTAATTAGACTAGCATtatttatatcaaatattttacaAGCAAAATCAAAGAAGATGGCAGTTGTAGAGATAAGTTGGTTTTGGAGTGCCCTCCACTGTGTAATCAGACTTTGGTAATCAgatatgtgggcttctcaggtggtaaagaaccatctgtcaatccaggagacataagagattgaaagacagaggagcctgacgagctacagtccatagggtcgcaaagagctagacacaagtgacttggcacacacacacaatcagatatttatattttgtaaaagtGTATTTGTTTGCATAAGGTTTTTAGGTGAATATCATATGGCGGGATTTACATATTTCTCTTTACACTAtatcagtttcttttaaaaaaaattacagcactTGTTGAAAATCATTCCCAATTTACAAAAATCTATTCATGGTAAATACAGttagaaaactgaaaactatTTTTGTTGGTCTTCCCCTTATATGTgttcatgtgtatatgtgtatatatatctccactcatgtgtgaacacacacacacatagttctATATCCTGCTTTTCTCACAAAGCATTTTATTATAAGTATTCATAAGTCATCCAGGTCATTTATTATTGTCTGAAACCATGATATTGAATCACTGTCTGATATTCCATTTCACGGATGTACCTTTGTCTTTAATCATAGGTAAACATTtacattatttctaatttttccttgTATATACAttgtattgtatatatttatttctttaggttAAAATCTCAGAAGTAGAATTATTTGGTGAGAGGATGACTGTTTTTAAGCTCTTGAggaattttgtcaaattttctTCCTAAGAAGTTGCACCAGTTGAAATTGTCATCAGTGGTGTGTGAGGAAGTTATTTCCCCTCATCTAGCAACACTGATCTTCCCAgtgttctttttgatgttttTTATTGTTTGATTCTTTATGATGTTTGTTGATTCAGTGCATTACAAAAAGGTCTCTTACTGCTTTAATTTCTGCATCTTTAATTTATTACAATGTAGAATTCTTTCCAAATGTTTGTTGGTCATTTGTTTGGGAAGGTGAAGGAATTATGAGTTCAGACATCAGAATTTTTGTTCAACAAATGGCCACTCATTTAATTTCCCTACTCTTTATTATTTGTGTGGCCAAACACTTCATGAGTTCATTTACCATTGGGAGGATTGTTTATgtgctttgcccatttttaaaacttttgtttttattaagctAATGAAGTGTTGTAAAAAACTATTAACTTTTAAGGcatttttatagtttcatttaCCATCGTTAAGCTCTCTATTTTTGCAGACCTTGTTGCGCAATCTTTTGTTTGCCTTTTAATGTTGCTTACAGCGcccacctggggcttcccaggtggcactagtggtaaagaacccatctgccaatgcgggagacataagagacacaagttcagtccctgggttgggaagatcccctggaggagggcatggcaacccactccagtattcttgcctggagaatccccatggacagaggagcctggctggctaccgtccatagagttgcacagagtcgacacgactgaagtgacttagcactcaagcaacttagcacgcaagcaTGGGTAGTATTTTACCTAAAGACAAACAGATTATTACATATTTCATTTACCAGGTTATTTTGCAGCTGTCAGCTGGTTTGTTCTATATCTTGGATTTGAACAGCATTGCTGTAACAATATGTTTGTGAGGAAATGATTTTCagggaataaaatattttgtttaactaCAAAAGGGAAAGCGCCAGAGTTTGAAGAGCCTCGCCCTGCCTATGGATACACATTTGTTTGTGATGTTATTTTTGACACCAAGATTTCACTTTAGGAAACACCACCACTGTTAGAGACATCCGGTTTTGCTGTCGTGGACTGTGATGACGACCATTTAGTAATGGCTTTTCCATTTCACATGAGGTGACTTttccttccccatctattttttttcccctccctatCTTTTAGAACAAAGGAAGTTTGCTTTTCATTCTCCTGATGCTTCATCTGGAACCAATTGTAATGGGATTACCAATCCATATATCAGAAGTCCTTACATAGATGGCTGCTCACCAATTAAAAATTGGTCTCCTATGAGACTGGAGATGTGCAGAGGAGGTGCCCAGTATCGGACCTCACTGATTCGAGTTCCTTTCACTCTTGAGGCTCGTGGCGAAGAAGAAGAAGACCAGGCAGCTGTTCCTTCCACAGACGCCTCAGCCCCAGTCACGGGCATGGCTGGAGTCCACCTGCCGCAGTTGGGCAGTGACACGTCTCCGTGCGGCGCGCACTTGGTGGTGACCGCCATGTCTATTACCCAGAGCCAGTCCGGAGCTTCTGAGAAAGAACTGGAACTGCTGCAGGATGTG includes:
- the BORA gene encoding protein aurora borealis isoform X4 produces the protein MGDVKESKMQITPETPGRIPVLNPFESPGDYSNLHEQTVSSPSVFKSTKLPTPGEFRWSIDQLAVINPVEIDPEDIHRQALYLSRSRIDKDVEDKRQKAIEEFFTKDVIVPSPWTDHEGKQLSEYHSSKCINTNNESPVGRKLTIHSEKSNAACQTLLSLPVDFNLEKILGDYFRADEFADQSPGNLSSSSLRRKLFLDGNGSISDSLPPASPRSPRSGAQTSLEVFYSIELSPVQCRSPVQTPSSILFPRKLLRNIEYSSLCYTGQFSSSPIQDSAKRYSLGSITNPSPISSPTFSPVAFQIGKTPLSEQRKFAFHSPDASSGTNCNGITNPYIRSPYIDGCSPIKNWSPMRLEMCRGGAQYRTSLIRVPFTLEARGEEEEDQAAVPSTDASAPVTGMAGVHLPQLGSDTSPCGAHLVVTAMSITQSQSGASEKELELLQDVESEKKNNTVDMVDPIEIADETTWIKEPVHNGNLPAADSVSGMAFSIENSHMCLSPLAESSVLPCESSNIQMDSGYNTQNCGSNIMDTVGAESYCKESDAQTLEVENKSRVFNTKQDHSMQRCWMKTSNLPQCSSP
- the BORA gene encoding protein aurora borealis isoform X3 gives rise to the protein MRATGEWFFLCAMGDVKESKMQITPETPGRIPVLNPFESPGDYSNLHEQTVSSPSVFKSTKLPTPGEFRWSIDQLAVINPVEIDPEDIHRQALYLSRSRIDKDVEDKRQKAIEEFFTKDVIVPSPWTDHEGKQLSEYHSSKCINTNNESPVGRKLTIHSEKSNAACQTLLSLPVDFNLEKILGDYFRADEFADQSPGNLSSSSLRRKLFLDGNGSISDSLPPASPRSPRSGAQTSLEVFYSIELSPVQCRSPVQTPSSILFPRKLLRNIEYSSLCYTGQFSSSPIQDSAKRYSLGSITNPSPISSPTFSPVAFQIGKTPLSEQRKFAFHSPDASSGTNCNGITNPYIRSPYIDGCSPIKNWSPMRLEMCRGGAQYRTSLIRVPFTLEARGEEEEDQAAVPSTDASAPVTGMAGVHLPQLGSDTSPCGAHLVVTAMSITQSQSGASEKELELLQDVESEKKNNTVDMVDPIEIADETTWIKEPVHNGNLPAADSVSGMAFSIENSHMCLSPLAESSVLPCESSNIQMDSGYNTQNCGSNIMDTVGAESYCKESDAQTLEVENKSRVFNTKQDHSMQRCWMKTSNLPQCSSP